Proteins co-encoded in one Bremerella sp. TYQ1 genomic window:
- a CDS encoding glycerophosphodiester phosphodiesterase, producing the protein MIAQASKSFSACWKTLFATDILYKILAFILLTPLLSSLFRTFLATFGDDVLSDVDIALFFLGPAGWVCLIVVGSLWLGIVFLEQTSLLGVLMARSAGQKLSPIGAVRFAMLHGLQVVRLTLRIIVILIGAIAPFLVIAAIVYFSLLTEYDINYYLKENPPVFRVAVGIGVVLAIGLVSVVLWLMASYFFALPLLVFERLSPTEALRQSRQRSHGKRRPIVLWIIGWAVTIMVISSIASAVVTWLWQQVAPDSTTSLQSLVMAIGFALLCLTVVNLAGNLLGTTTFTAMLFTLYQNWAQAEEFELVQFGEEGTYAIPQITRLRLTVVAVAGILIAVLIGIAAVESIQLEDNVQIMAHRGASSKAPENTLASFQQAIDDGADWIELDVQETVDGEVVVMHDSDFMKLSKNPLKIWDANVEDLKEIDIGTWYSPDFADQRVPTLAEVLALCKDKVGVNIELKYYGHDQMLEQRVADIVDQAGMNDQVMAMSLKRPGVEKMKSIKPEWKVGLLMSVAAGNMKKLEADFLAINATFADPLVIDEAHDNGKQVFVWTVNDAATMSAMISRGVDGLLTDKPALARSVLKQRAEMNAPQRLLLEFSGLLGIEPKVAEQ; encoded by the coding sequence ATGATTGCCCAGGCCTCGAAATCTTTTTCTGCGTGCTGGAAAACGCTTTTCGCTACCGACATTCTTTACAAGATTCTGGCGTTCATTCTGCTGACTCCGCTGTTGAGTAGTTTGTTTCGCACGTTTCTAGCAACGTTTGGCGACGACGTTCTGTCGGACGTCGATATCGCACTGTTCTTTCTCGGCCCGGCCGGATGGGTTTGCTTGATTGTCGTTGGATCGCTTTGGCTGGGGATCGTGTTTCTGGAACAGACGTCGCTGTTGGGCGTGTTGATGGCCCGATCGGCAGGGCAGAAGTTGTCGCCGATCGGTGCGGTGCGGTTCGCCATGCTGCATGGTTTGCAGGTGGTGCGGCTGACGTTGCGGATCATTGTGATTTTGATCGGTGCGATTGCGCCGTTTTTGGTGATCGCGGCAATCGTTTATTTCTCGCTGCTGACGGAATATGACATCAACTATTACTTGAAAGAGAATCCACCGGTCTTTCGCGTTGCGGTGGGGATTGGTGTTGTGCTGGCGATTGGACTGGTCAGTGTCGTGTTGTGGTTGATGGCAAGTTACTTCTTCGCGCTACCGCTGCTGGTGTTCGAGCGACTTTCGCCGACCGAAGCGTTACGCCAAAGTCGACAGCGATCGCACGGCAAGCGGCGGCCGATTGTGCTTTGGATTATCGGCTGGGCCGTCACCATCATGGTGATTTCTTCCATCGCGTCGGCGGTGGTGACATGGCTGTGGCAACAAGTGGCACCTGATTCGACGACCTCTTTGCAGTCGTTAGTCATGGCGATCGGCTTTGCGCTGTTGTGTCTGACGGTGGTGAACCTGGCCGGCAACTTGCTCGGTACGACGACGTTCACGGCGATGCTGTTCACGCTGTATCAAAACTGGGCCCAAGCTGAGGAATTTGAACTGGTGCAGTTCGGCGAGGAAGGGACATACGCCATCCCGCAGATCACCCGGCTGCGGCTGACGGTCGTCGCCGTGGCTGGCATACTGATCGCCGTGTTGATCGGTATTGCCGCGGTCGAATCGATTCAACTGGAAGACAACGTACAGATCATGGCCCATCGCGGAGCTTCCAGCAAAGCGCCTGAGAACACGCTCGCTTCGTTCCAGCAAGCGATCGATGACGGTGCCGATTGGATCGAACTGGACGTCCAGGAAACGGTGGATGGCGAAGTGGTGGTGATGCACGATAGCGACTTCATGAAGCTCTCGAAGAATCCACTGAAAATCTGGGACGCTAACGTCGAGGACCTGAAAGAGATCGACATCGGCACGTGGTATTCGCCCGACTTTGCCGACCAACGGGTACCGACGCTTGCCGAAGTGCTTGCGTTGTGCAAAGACAAAGTGGGCGTGAACATCGAGCTGAAGTACTACGGTCACGATCAGATGCTGGAACAACGCGTCGCCGATATCGTCGATCAAGCGGGAATGAACGATCAAGTCATGGCCATGTCGCTCAAACGTCCCGGCGTGGAAAAGATGAAATCGATCAAGCCTGAGTGGAAAGTCGGACTGCTGATGTCGGTCGCCGCGGGGAACATGAAAAAGCTGGAAGCCGACTTCCTGGCCATCAACGCAACGTTCGCCGATCCGCTGGTGATCGACGAAGCACACGACAACGGCAAACAGGTCTTCGTCTGGACGGTCAACGACGCCGCGACGATGTCGGCGATGATAAGCCGAGGCGTCGACGGCCTGCTGACCGACAAGCCGGCGCTGGCTAGATCGGTCCTCAAACAGCGCGCCGAAATGAACGCCCCCCAACGCTTGCTGTTGGAATTCTCAGGCCTGTTGGGGATCGAACCGAAAGTCGCAGAGCAATAG